A genomic segment from Malaclemys terrapin pileata isolate rMalTer1 chromosome 1, rMalTer1.hap1, whole genome shotgun sequence encodes:
- the NHLH2 gene encoding helix-loop-helix protein 2 yields the protein MMLSPDQAADSDHPSSAPSDPESLAGTDAKGLLGCCVSDPEPVEEGGGEGKGGGRAALHPQQLSREEKRRRRRATAKYRSAHATRERIRVEAFNLAFAELRKLLPTLPPDKKLSKIEILRLAICYISYLNHVLDV from the coding sequence atGATGCTCAGCCCGGACCAAGCGGCGGATTCCGATCACCCCTCCTCGGCTCCCTCGGACCCGGAGTCCCTGGCGGGGACCGACGCCAAGGGGCTGCTAGGCTGCTGCGTCTCGGACCCGGAGCCGGTGGAGGAGGGCGGCGGCGAGGGCAAGGGGGGCGGCCGGgcggccctgcacccccagcagctGAGCCGCGAGGAAAAGCGGCGCCGGAGGAGGGCCACGGCCAAGTACCGCTCGGCCCACGCCACTCGCGAGCGGATCCGGGTGGAAGCCTTCAACCTGGCCTTTGCCGAACTGCGCAAACTGCTGCCCACCCTGCCCCCGGACAAAAAACTCTCCAAGATCGAGATCCTGCGCCTGGCCATCTGCTACATCTCCTATCTCAACCACGTGCTGGACGTGTAG